In Elusimicrobiaceae bacterium, a genomic segment contains:
- a CDS encoding prepilin-type N-terminal cleavage/methylation domain-containing protein — translation MKKGFTLIELLVVVIIIGILAAIALSQYEKAVEKSKTGQAVVMLKSLYQAAIEYQMANGTWPSFFSDLSVSPPWTGKTNWYESSLTKDVLSNKDWSLQLTTNPPSHTGINIGRLNGTYKGGGFAIWFQHDNNHIPRETLLCAEKKADITVAGDFCQMLMQSGDLIYDGSVLRLYDF, via the coding sequence ATAAAAAAGGGGTTCACACTTATTGAACTGTTGGTAGTGGTCATAATTATTGGTATCTTGGCCGCCATTGCTTTGTCGCAATATGAAAAAGCGGTAGAAAAAAGCAAAACGGGCCAAGCGGTTGTTATGCTTAAATCTCTTTATCAGGCCGCTATAGAATATCAAATGGCCAACGGTACATGGCCCTCTTTCTTTTCCGATTTATCTGTATCTCCGCCATGGACCGGCAAAACGAATTGGTATGAATCCTCACTCACCAAAGACGTTTTATCCAACAAGGATTGGTCTTTACAATTAACCACTAATCCCCCTTCTCATACGGGAATCAATATCGGCCGGTTAAACGGAACATATAAAGGGGGCGGTTTTGCAATCTGGTTTCAACACGATAATAATCATATTCCACGCGAGACACTACTTTGCGCAGAAAAGAAAGCAGATATTACCGTGGCGGGAGATTTTTGCCAAATGCTTATGCAAAGCGGTGATTTAATATATGACGGAAGCGTATTACGCCTATACGATTTTTAG
- the fusA gene encoding elongation factor G, giving the protein MAEFKTYPLNKIRNIGIIAHIDAGKTTTSERILYYTGKVHKIGETHDGASVTDWMEQERERGITITSAAIYCVWKDCQLNIIDTPGHVDFTAEVERSLRVLDGAICCFDGVQGVEPQSETVWRQSDKYHVPRIAYINKMDRTGADFFRSANSIKEKLGGNACPIQIPIGAEDKFVGVVDLVKMKGIIWDGDHNGATFNYVDIPADLKETAEKYRTEMIEKLADFDENIMERYLNGETNFTEDEINKAIRAGTLTGKFFPVVCGSSYKNKGVQPLLDCVNLYLPSPEDIPPVKGTNPDNGEETTRKASNKEPFCGLIFKVQTDPFVGKLSYFRIYSGVLKAGDTILFPAKRATERVGRMMRMMADKREEVKELGAGEIAATVAIKNSQVGQTICSPDAPIILESITFPEPVISVAVEPKSKEDEEKMGIALGRLAEEDQTFRVRTDEETGQTVISGMGELHLDIIVDRMKREFNVQANVGAPQVAYRETITKTVQQETKFVRQSGGRGQYGHVLLRLEPQEKGKGFEFVNEITQGRIPKEYIPAIEKGCREALDSGALAGYPLVDIKVAVYDGSFHEVDSSEMAFKIAASMALKDGAKKANPIILEPIMKVEVVAPEANLGDIIGDLSSRRGQIGEMGVRGNVRYVKAEVPLAEMFGYATNVRSLSQGRASFTMEPSHYAEVPGNVAKAIVEKRTAAKAA; this is encoded by the coding sequence ATGGCTGAGTTTAAAACCTATCCTTTGAATAAAATTCGTAACATTGGTATTATCGCTCACATTGATGCCGGTAAGACCACTACATCTGAACGCATTTTGTACTACACGGGCAAAGTGCACAAAATCGGCGAAACGCACGATGGTGCTTCCGTAACCGACTGGATGGAACAGGAACGCGAAAGAGGTATTACTATTACTTCTGCCGCTATTTACTGTGTGTGGAAAGACTGCCAGCTCAACATTATTGACACTCCGGGACACGTGGACTTCACGGCCGAAGTGGAACGTTCTTTGCGTGTGCTCGATGGTGCCATCTGCTGTTTCGACGGTGTACAGGGTGTAGAACCCCAATCCGAAACGGTGTGGCGTCAGTCCGATAAATACCATGTACCGCGTATTGCTTACATCAATAAAATGGACCGCACGGGTGCTGATTTCTTCCGCTCCGCTAACTCCATTAAAGAAAAATTGGGTGGTAATGCCTGCCCGATCCAAATCCCCATTGGAGCCGAAGATAAATTCGTCGGCGTGGTAGATTTGGTTAAAATGAAAGGTATTATTTGGGATGGCGACCATAACGGTGCTACCTTTAACTATGTAGATATCCCGGCCGACCTGAAAGAAACCGCTGAAAAATATCGTACCGAAATGATTGAAAAACTCGCCGATTTCGACGAAAATATCATGGAACGCTATTTGAACGGCGAAACCAACTTTACCGAAGATGAAATCAACAAGGCCATTCGTGCCGGCACGCTGACGGGTAAATTCTTCCCGGTGGTGTGTGGTTCTTCTTATAAAAACAAAGGCGTGCAGCCGCTGCTGGACTGCGTGAACCTCTATCTTCCCTCTCCTGAAGATATCCCGCCTGTAAAAGGAACCAACCCGGACAATGGCGAAGAAACCACCCGCAAAGCTTCTAACAAAGAACCGTTCTGCGGACTCATCTTCAAAGTCCAGACCGATCCTTTCGTCGGTAAACTCAGCTATTTCCGCATCTATTCCGGTGTGCTCAAAGCAGGCGATACGATTTTGTTCCCTGCCAAACGCGCAACCGAACGTGTAGGCCGTATGATGCGTATGATGGCCGATAAACGCGAAGAAGTGAAAGAACTCGGTGCCGGTGAAATTGCCGCTACCGTAGCTATTAAAAACTCTCAAGTCGGTCAAACCATCTGCTCTCCGGACGCTCCGATTATCTTGGAAAGCATCACCTTCCCGGAACCGGTTATCTCCGTAGCCGTAGAGCCGAAGTCTAAAGAAGACGAAGAAAAGATGGGTATCGCTTTAGGACGCTTGGCGGAAGAAGACCAAACCTTCCGCGTCCGCACCGACGAAGAAACGGGTCAAACCGTTATTTCCGGTATGGGTGAACTTCACTTGGACATCATCGTGGACCGCATGAAACGCGAATTCAACGTGCAAGCCAACGTGGGTGCCCCGCAAGTGGCCTATCGCGAAACGATTACCAAAACTGTACAACAGGAAACCAAGTTCGTACGTCAGTCCGGTGGACGTGGTCAATATGGTCACGTACTGCTCAGGCTTGAACCGCAGGAAAAAGGCAAAGGGTTTGAATTCGTCAACGAAATCACTCAAGGCCGTATTCCGAAAGAATATATCCCGGCTATTGAAAAGGGTTGCCGCGAAGCGCTGGACTCCGGTGCTTTGGCCGGTTACCCCTTAGTGGATATTAAAGTAGCGGTGTACGACGGATCCTTCCACGAGGTAGACTCCTCCGAAATGGCCTTTAAGATTGCCGCTTCTATGGCACTTAAAGACGGCGCGAAAAAAGCCAACCCGATTATCTTGGAGCCGATTATGAAAGTAGAAGTTGTTGCTCCGGAAGCCAACTTGGGCGACATCATCGGGGACTTGAGCTCCCGCCGCGGTCAAATCGGCGAGATGGGTGTACGCGGAAACGTCCGCTACGTAAAAGCGGAAGTACCGTTGGCCGAAATGTTCGGTTACGCTACCAATGTACGCTCTCTATCTCAAGGCCGTGCCTCTTTCACGATGGAACCGAGCCACTATGCTGAAGTACCGGGCAATGTGGCTAAGGCAATCGTAGAAAAGAGAACCGCCGCCAAAGCTGCCTAA